Within Pseudomonas alloputida, the genomic segment TGATCGATGGCGGGTTCGGCGACCTCAAGGCGTCGACCATCATCGACCTGTCCGGCGACGAACCGGAACTGATCCGCGAAGGTTGTGGCGACCCCACGCCATTCCTGGTCAACGCGTGAGCCAGCTGGAAGCGCCTGAGGCGCCGGCCGAACGGGTCGAGGAGCCTCGGCAACTGCAGTTGGCGCTGGTCTATGGTGAAGCCCTGACCGAGCTGCCGCTGGACCTGTACATTCCGCCGGACGCCCTTGAAGTCATCCTCGAAGCTTTCGAAGGCCCGCTGGACCTGTTGCTGTACCTGATCCGCAAGCAGAATATCGATATCCTCGACATCCCTGTGGCCGAGATCACCCGGCAGTACATGGGCTATGTGGAGCTGATGAAAAGCGTACGCCTTGAGCTGGCCGCCGAATACCTGGTGATGGCTGCCATGCTGGCCGAGATCAAGTCACGCATGCTGCTGCCGCGTTCCGCCGACGTCGAGGAGGAGGAGGGTGACCCACGCGCCGAACTGATCCGCCGCCTGCAGGAGTACGAGCGCTTCAAGGCTGCCGCCGAGGGCATCGACGAATTGCCACGGGTCGGGCGCGAGGTGGTGGTGCCGCGCCTGGAAGCGCCGCAGGCCAAGGTACGCAAGCTGTTGCCTCAGGTCAGCCTGGAAGAGCTGCTGATGTCCATGGCCGAGGTGATGCGCCGCAACGACCTGTTCGAAAGCCATCAGATCACCCGTGAGACCTTGTCCACCCGCGAGCGCATGAGCCAGGTGCTGGAGCGTCTCAAGGGCGGCGCCTTTGTGCCGTTCATCGCGCTGTTCGCTGCCGAGGAGGGCAAGCTGGGCGTGGTGGTGACCTTCATGGCCGTTCTCGAACTGGTGAAGGAATCGCTGATCGAACTTGTGCAGAATGAACCTTTCGCCGCCATTCACGTGCGGCTTCGCCCGGCGCCAGTTGAAGAACCCAATGAACCTGAATGAACCCCGCGACCTGGCGTCGCTGATCGAAGCCTTCTTGCTCGCTTCGGGCAAGCCGCAATCCCTGGAGCGCCTGTACGAGCTGTTCGAGGAAGCCG encodes:
- a CDS encoding segregation and condensation protein A, with translation MPPDALEVILEAFEGPLDLLLYLIRKQNIDILDIPVAEITRQYMGYVELMKSVRLELAAEYLVMAAMLAEIKSRMLLPRSADVEEEEGDPRAELIRRLQEYERFKAAAEGIDELPRVGREVVVPRLEAPQAKVRKLLPQVSLEELLMSMAEVMRRNDLFESHQITRETLSTRERMSQVLERLKGGAFVPFIALFAAEEGKLGVVVTFMAVLELVKESLIELVQNEPFAAIHVRLRPAPVEEPNEPE